A portion of the Acidobacteriaceae bacterium genome contains these proteins:
- a CDS encoding FAD-dependent oxidoreductase yields the protein MIVPADLEGINIFDCLDEAQRKRYAERAADIRVQNGEFIVREGEQAYFYVLLDGDLQLSKEVLGRRQEFFYDKRGVFFGEVPLLLGTSVFASIQAKSSARLARFDRQDFHEMIRESAPCSAIIMQTLNNRLSSVQERVLQLPISRVLVVGSQYDTDCRDIRTFLTMNRVSYEWIDRERDPDRVPSCMPKNMNGPAVVIDQNHCLGEAPTVRTVARELGFRVEPAKEDYDVVIVGGGPAGLAAAVYGASEGLCVLLVERASAGGQAGTSSRIENYLGFPSGISGEELSDRAIKQAEHFGAEIVLTREVVNVEPLSDRRYCIELDGGQRVSTRTVILATGVDWRRLEAEGIDRLIGRGVLYGASRTESPTVVGRDVVIVGGGNSAGQAAMFFSNYAKSVKVVVRGDGLHLSMSQYLIEQINHRENIHVMNYSSITKVDGESHLEKVWIASAGQAPVEYDADALFVMIGADASTSWLPKNLQCDERGYICTGRDVSDLPDWKGERVPYLLETNLPGIFCAGDVRHDSIKRVSSGVGEGSMAIAFVHQYLAQQQTARPAA from the coding sequence ATGATCGTTCCCGCCGACCTGGAAGGTATCAACATCTTCGACTGCCTCGACGAGGCTCAGCGTAAGCGCTACGCTGAGCGCGCCGCAGATATCCGCGTCCAAAACGGCGAGTTCATCGTCCGTGAGGGAGAGCAGGCCTACTTCTATGTTCTTCTAGATGGCGATCTGCAATTGAGCAAAGAAGTTCTCGGCCGTCGGCAGGAGTTCTTTTATGACAAGCGCGGTGTGTTCTTTGGCGAAGTCCCGCTGCTTCTCGGAACCTCTGTTTTTGCCAGCATCCAGGCAAAGAGTTCGGCCCGCCTGGCACGTTTCGATCGCCAGGATTTCCATGAGATGATCCGCGAGAGTGCGCCTTGTAGCGCCATCATCATGCAGACGCTCAACAACCGCCTGTCTTCCGTGCAGGAGCGCGTGCTGCAGCTTCCCATCTCTCGCGTGCTGGTGGTTGGCTCGCAGTATGACACGGACTGTCGCGACATTCGCACGTTCCTTACGATGAACCGCGTTTCTTATGAGTGGATCGACCGTGAGCGTGATCCCGACCGCGTTCCTTCGTGCATGCCGAAGAACATGAACGGCCCGGCGGTTGTGATCGACCAGAACCACTGCCTCGGCGAAGCGCCGACTGTGCGTACCGTCGCTCGCGAGCTTGGCTTCCGTGTCGAACCAGCGAAGGAAGACTACGACGTTGTCATCGTTGGCGGCGGGCCGGCAGGACTTGCTGCTGCCGTTTATGGTGCCAGCGAAGGCCTCTGTGTGTTGCTGGTCGAGCGCGCTTCTGCCGGTGGCCAAGCAGGAACTTCATCGCGCATTGAGAATTATCTGGGCTTCCCTAGCGGCATTAGCGGGGAGGAGTTGAGCGACCGAGCAATCAAGCAGGCCGAGCACTTCGGTGCTGAGATTGTTCTCACGCGCGAAGTGGTGAACGTGGAGCCTCTGAGCGATCGCCGCTACTGCATCGAGCTCGACGGTGGTCAGCGTGTGAGTACGCGCACGGTCATACTGGCGACGGGTGTTGATTGGCGTCGTCTTGAAGCGGAAGGCATTGATCGCCTCATCGGCCGTGGCGTTCTCTATGGTGCTTCGCGCACCGAATCTCCGACGGTTGTCGGCCGAGATGTTGTGATCGTTGGCGGCGGTAACTCCGCTGGACAGGCGGCGATGTTCTTCTCGAACTACGCAAAGTCTGTGAAGGTTGTGGTTCGTGGCGACGGCCTGCATCTCTCGATGTCGCAGTACCTCATCGAGCAGATCAATCATCGCGAGAACATCCATGTGATGAACTACTCCTCGATAACGAAGGTGGACGGAGAGAGCCATCTCGAAAAGGTATGGATCGCCTCCGCTGGACAAGCTCCGGTGGAGTACGACGCAGATGCGCTCTTCGTCATGATCGGTGCGGATGCCAGCACCTCGTGGCTGCCGAAGAACCTGCAGTGTGACGAACGCGGCTATATCTGCACCGGCCGCGACGTCTCGGATCTTCCTGACTGGAAGGGCGAGCGCGTTCCGTACCTGCTTGAGACAAACCTCCCCGGCATCTTCTGCGCAGGCGATGTTCGCCACGATTCGATCAAGCGCGTCTCGAGCGGTGTTGGTGAGGGCAGCATGGCGATCGCGTTCGTTCACCAGTACCTCGCGCAGCAGCAAACCGCCAGACCCGCGGCTTAA
- a CDS encoding efflux RND transporter permease subunit → MWIVKVALNRPYTFIILALLILLLAPVMIMRTPTDIFPNINIPVVAVAWQYTGLNPEEVEGRLTTPYEKALTTLVDNIQHTESTSYNGVSVVKLYLQPGASLDTANAQVTAASQYLLRQLPPGILPPEIINFSASSVPILQIGVSGKGLDEQKLNDIATNMVRPQLVTVPGAVLPNPYGGKQPQITINMDQAKMQAKGVSPGDLLAAMTAQNVVTPSGTAKIGGTEYDVRTNAAPHTTEELSEMPIKQVNGSMVYVRDVATVSNGAAFQTNVVRKDGRRGVLISVLKSGTASTIDVVQGIRKSLTRAYQVSPQGLVLTPIGDQSVFVREAIKGVIREAIIAAVLTGLMILLFLGSWRSTLIIAVSIPLSILASVIILGLIGETINTMTLGGLALAVGILVDDATVTLENIERFLEEGYPLYDAILDGAAQISVPALVSTLCICIVFMPMFFLTGVARFLFVPLAEAVVFAMLASYVLSRTLVPTLALYLLKHKNTAPSRNPLVNFQRGFERLFENLRSKYQLLLTRLVFRRGLFVPAFLLLCICSAVLIPYLGQDFFPATDSGEFILHFRMPTGTRIEESARTADLVEHRIRSIVPAKELNNILDNIGLPYSPMNTMHMTNGTIGAGDGDIMVELNEGHRPTADYLRELRKELPKSFPGVTFYFLPADITTQILNFGLPAPIDVQIQADDMTASSKIAADMLTKLRQVPGLTDLRIQQPQDYPTLDINVDRTKAEQGGYTTRDVAQSMLNSLSGSFQITPMFFLNWRNHVNYNMVAQNPQYRMNSIQDLQNIPINSASSTPRTTPEVLNNLATVERGHEMATINHYNIRRVMDIYGNVQDRDLGAVAAQVTKIVDNERAQAPRGMFLSVRGQALTMRSSYIALLGGLLFAIVLVYALIVVNFQSWLDPFIIITALPAALGGIILFLFLTHTSLSVPALMGAIMCMGVATANSILVVSFAKLRYAEHKDAILAAIEAGSTRFRPVLMTALAMIIGMVPMALGLGDGGEQNAPLGRAVIGGLMCATVATLIFVPSVFALLHSSRKKEAPADSLSHSEPTHA, encoded by the coding sequence ATGTGGATCGTCAAAGTCGCCCTAAACCGTCCATACACGTTCATCATTCTCGCGCTGTTGATTCTTCTTCTTGCGCCGGTGATGATCATGCGTACGCCCACGGACATCTTTCCAAACATCAACATCCCCGTGGTCGCGGTGGCCTGGCAGTACACCGGCCTAAACCCTGAGGAAGTCGAAGGACGCCTGACAACGCCGTATGAGAAGGCGTTGACGACTCTCGTCGACAATATTCAGCACACTGAGTCGACAAGCTATAACGGCGTGTCGGTGGTGAAGCTTTACCTGCAGCCCGGGGCCAGCCTCGATACGGCCAACGCGCAGGTGACGGCGGCGTCGCAGTACCTTCTGCGTCAGTTGCCTCCCGGCATTTTGCCTCCTGAAATCATCAACTTCTCAGCATCCAGCGTACCCATTCTTCAGATCGGCGTCTCCGGCAAGGGGCTCGACGAGCAGAAGCTGAATGACATTGCGACGAACATGGTTCGTCCGCAGCTGGTGACGGTACCTGGCGCTGTTCTTCCGAACCCTTACGGCGGCAAGCAGCCTCAGATCACGATCAATATGGACCAGGCGAAGATGCAGGCCAAGGGTGTCTCCCCTGGTGACCTGCTGGCGGCCATGACGGCCCAGAACGTCGTAACTCCGTCGGGCACGGCAAAGATCGGCGGCACCGAGTACGACGTACGAACGAATGCGGCTCCTCATACGACCGAAGAACTGTCGGAGATGCCCATCAAGCAGGTCAACGGCTCGATGGTGTATGTACGGGACGTCGCTACTGTCTCCAACGGCGCTGCCTTCCAAACGAACGTAGTGCGTAAGGATGGACGCCGCGGTGTACTCATCAGCGTTCTGAAGTCCGGTACGGCGTCAACGATCGACGTGGTCCAGGGCATTCGCAAGAGTCTGACGCGCGCCTACCAGGTTTCACCTCAGGGCCTTGTTCTTACCCCCATCGGCGATCAGAGCGTCTTTGTACGTGAAGCCATCAAGGGCGTTATTCGGGAAGCCATTATTGCGGCCGTCCTGACCGGCCTGATGATCCTGCTGTTCCTCGGATCCTGGCGATCGACGCTGATTATCGCGGTCTCCATTCCACTTTCGATCCTTGCCTCGGTGATCATCCTCGGATTGATCGGCGAGACGATCAACACCATGACGCTTGGCGGTCTTGCTCTTGCCGTCGGTATCCTGGTGGACGATGCGACGGTTACGCTGGAAAACATTGAGCGCTTTCTCGAAGAGGGGTACCCGCTCTACGACGCCATTCTGGATGGTGCCGCGCAGATCTCAGTCCCTGCGCTGGTATCGACACTCTGCATCTGCATTGTGTTCATGCCGATGTTCTTCCTGACCGGCGTCGCACGTTTCCTCTTCGTCCCTCTGGCTGAAGCGGTCGTCTTCGCCATGCTCGCCTCCTATGTGCTTTCCCGCACACTGGTTCCGACGCTGGCTCTTTACCTGCTGAAGCATAAGAACACGGCGCCGTCGCGGAACCCGCTGGTCAACTTCCAGCGCGGTTTCGAGCGCCTCTTTGAAAACCTGCGTAGCAAGTATCAGTTGCTGCTCACGCGACTGGTGTTCCGTCGTGGTCTCTTTGTCCCCGCCTTCCTGCTTTTGTGTATCTGCTCTGCGGTGCTCATTCCATACCTCGGTCAGGACTTCTTCCCTGCGACAGACTCGGGCGAATTCATTCTTCACTTCCGCATGCCAACCGGGACACGTATTGAAGAGTCGGCCCGTACGGCTGATCTGGTAGAGCACCGGATTCGCAGCATTGTTCCGGCGAAAGAGCTGAATAACATCCTCGACAATATCGGCCTGCCTTACTCGCCGATGAATACGATGCACATGACCAATGGCACGATCGGTGCCGGTGATGGCGACATTATGGTGGAGTTGAATGAAGGCCATCGCCCAACAGCTGACTATCTGCGTGAGCTGCGCAAAGAGTTGCCGAAGAGCTTCCCGGGCGTAACGTTCTACTTCCTGCCCGCAGATATCACGACGCAGATCCTGAACTTCGGCCTGCCAGCTCCGATCGACGTGCAGATTCAGGCGGATGACATGACGGCGAGTTCGAAGATCGCAGCCGACATGCTCACGAAACTACGCCAGGTGCCGGGCTTGACCGATCTGCGAATTCAACAGCCGCAAGATTACCCAACACTCGATATCAACGTGGATCGCACCAAGGCAGAGCAAGGCGGCTACACGACGCGAGATGTTGCGCAAAGCATGCTGAACTCGCTCTCGGGGTCTTTCCAGATCACACCCATGTTCTTCCTGAACTGGAGGAACCATGTGAACTACAACATGGTGGCGCAGAACCCGCAGTATCGGATGAACTCTATCCAGGACCTGCAGAACATCCCGATCAACTCGGCTTCATCCACACCTCGGACCACGCCTGAAGTCCTGAACAATCTTGCGACGGTAGAACGCGGTCATGAGATGGCGACGATCAACCACTACAACATCCGTCGCGTAATGGATATCTACGGTAACGTACAGGATCGCGATCTTGGAGCAGTAGCCGCACAGGTTACCAAGATCGTTGATAACGAACGCGCACAGGCACCTCGCGGCATGTTCCTTTCGGTTCGCGGCCAGGCATTAACGATGCGCTCGTCCTACATCGCGCTGCTCGGTGGCCTGCTCTTCGCTATCGTCCTGGTCTACGCGCTCATCGTGGTGAACTTCCAAAGCTGGCTTGATCCGTTCATTATCATCACGGCTCTGCCTGCAGCTCTTGGCGGCATCATCCTTTTCCTCTTCCTGACGCATACGTCCCTATCAGTACCCGCGCTGATGGGAGCCATCATGTGTATGGGCGTCGCAACGGCAAACTCCATCCTGGTAGTTTCGTTCGCGAAGCTCAGATATGCAGAGCATAAGGATGCAATTCTGGCAGCCATTGAAGCCGGTTCAACGCGCTTCCGTCCCGTACTGATGACCGCCCTGGCGATGATCATCGGCATGGTGCCGATGGCGCTTGGCCTTGGTGATGGTGGCGAGCAGAATGCGCCACTCGGTCGCGCTGTCATCGGTGGCCTGATGTGCGCAACCGTCGCCACGCTTATCTTCGTCCCCTCGGTGTTTGCCTTGCTGCACAGCAGCCGCAAGAAAGAAGCACCCGCTGATTCCCTGTCACATTCGGAGCCTACTCATGCCTAA
- a CDS encoding TolC family protein, giving the protein MQNAKAIRQAPAVALAFAALMTLAGCKVGPNYKRPAAIMPPTNTYKEAPPSTYGESWAQATPADAALKGDWWTLFSDPKLNELEPQVDTANQTLKQAEANFRAARSAIGYARSFEAPTIGVSPLFGATRTSANQPYFTKTSANDGDGNFSLPVDLSWELDVWGRVRRGVTQARENAQASFADLENARLSLHAELAMDYFRLRSDDAQLRLYTDTIQAYERALDLTQARFEGGVSPQSDVTQAKTQLETARVQRTDLLQDRANAEHAIAVLMGKAPSSVSIAAQVITPPIQNVVMTDNGTSQTPGTHVPSPTSNNPAAAIGPVLPAIPGVMPTVLLERRPDIAASERRMAAANEAIGIAQAAYYPQFSISAMGGFTGTSMLNWFTWPSRMFAVGPTFSQTIFDFGRRRSNKEMTEAQYDAATANYRQTALTAFQQVEDNLAALHTLETEAAQQREATAAAERSLQLFNDRYEGGVDTYLQVITWQTSALMNERNDLIIQQRRLEASVLLIKALGGGWNASTIPHL; this is encoded by the coding sequence ATGCAGAACGCTAAAGCTATACGGCAAGCTCCAGCCGTCGCATTAGCGTTTGCGGCGCTGATGACACTGGCAGGTTGCAAGGTGGGCCCGAACTACAAAAGGCCCGCTGCGATCATGCCTCCGACGAACACGTACAAGGAAGCTCCTCCCTCGACATACGGCGAGAGCTGGGCCCAGGCCACACCAGCAGATGCTGCCCTCAAAGGCGACTGGTGGACTCTGTTCAGCGATCCCAAGCTGAACGAGTTGGAGCCGCAGGTCGACACAGCCAACCAGACCCTGAAACAGGCCGAAGCAAACTTCCGCGCGGCACGTTCCGCAATCGGCTATGCTCGCAGCTTCGAAGCGCCGACCATCGGTGTCTCGCCACTATTTGGGGCGACACGCACGTCAGCCAATCAGCCCTACTTCACGAAGACCAGTGCCAATGATGGAGACGGAAACTTTTCGCTTCCAGTGGATCTTTCGTGGGAGTTGGACGTCTGGGGACGTGTTCGCCGCGGCGTAACGCAGGCACGAGAGAACGCACAGGCGTCCTTTGCCGACCTCGAGAACGCTCGCCTCTCTCTACACGCGGAACTGGCGATGGACTACTTCCGTCTGCGCTCTGACGACGCGCAACTGCGACTCTACACGGACACAATTCAGGCTTACGAGCGCGCATTGGATTTGACTCAGGCTCGCTTTGAAGGTGGCGTGTCACCGCAGTCCGATGTCACGCAGGCGAAGACGCAGTTGGAAACAGCTCGTGTGCAGCGTACGGACCTCTTGCAGGACCGTGCAAACGCAGAGCACGCCATCGCTGTACTGATGGGCAAAGCGCCGTCCTCCGTGAGCATCGCGGCCCAGGTGATCACTCCGCCGATTCAAAACGTCGTTATGACCGACAACGGAACGTCGCAGACGCCAGGCACTCATGTGCCCAGCCCTACGTCGAACAATCCGGCCGCGGCAATTGGGCCGGTGCTTCCTGCAATTCCCGGTGTGATGCCAACGGTGCTGCTTGAGCGCCGCCCAGACATCGCAGCCAGCGAACGCCGGATGGCCGCAGCCAATGAAGCCATTGGCATTGCCCAGGCTGCGTACTACCCTCAGTTCTCGATCTCCGCTATGGGTGGTTTTACCGGAACGTCGATGTTGAACTGGTTTACGTGGCCTAGCCGCATGTTTGCTGTTGGCCCAACGTTCAGCCAGACGATCTTCGACTTCGGGCGTCGTCGCTCGAACAAGGAGATGACGGAAGCACAGTATGACGCTGCCACGGCAAACTATCGCCAGACAGCTCTGACTGCGTTCCAGCAGGTCGAAGACAACCTGGCCGCTCTGCACACGCTGGAGACCGAAGCAGCTCAACAGCGTGAAGCTACGGCTGCGGCGGAGCGTTCGCTGCAGCTCTTCAATGATCGCTATGAAGGCGGCGTGGACACCTATCTGCAGGTGATCACCTGGCAGACATCGGCGCTGATGAACGAGCGCAACGACCTGATCATTCAACAGCGCAGGCTGGAAGCCTCCGTGCTGCTGATCAAGGCACTCGGCGGTGGATGGAATGCCAGCACGATTCCGCACCTCTAA
- a CDS encoding EamA family transporter: MHSSPHYPLWFRDWLCIAGVAALAIAGECLIAAAMRTLGDLDDIRAVSGLPGAIKAVLSSPLFVIGALCMALNFFALLFTLSIVNLSLAAPATASLTYIGNAIAAKLFLGENVDRRRWLATMFVAMGVALISR; encoded by the coding sequence ATGCACTCTTCCCCGCACTATCCGCTTTGGTTTCGAGATTGGCTTTGCATTGCAGGCGTTGCCGCGCTGGCGATTGCTGGCGAATGCCTTATTGCTGCAGCCATGCGAACGTTGGGTGACCTTGACGACATCCGGGCAGTAAGTGGGCTGCCGGGTGCCATCAAGGCAGTACTCTCCAGCCCTTTGTTCGTCATCGGCGCTCTCTGCATGGCGCTGAACTTCTTCGCGCTGCTCTTCACGCTTTCGATTGTGAACCTGTCGCTGGCTGCGCCTGCAACCGCCTCGCTGACCTATATCGGTAATGCGATTGCCGCAAAGCTCTTCCTTGGCGAAAACGTCGACAGACGGCGCTGGCTTGCGACAATGTTTGTAGCTATGGGCGTCGCGCTGATCTCGCGCTAA
- a CDS encoding efflux RND transporter periplasmic adaptor subunit, translated as MPNENLHTHGQPAEPTTLQQEGLADTSPSSPASDHVTNPHNEVMTVDTTSRLGNGPRLAVAVVAILLVVAIVAGIMSRSHSEEKLEQATQESATLSVFVTTPSNGAKSQELRLPANTEAYVDTPIFSRTNGYLQKWFADIGTHVSKGQLLAIVETPEVDQQVQQAEAEVNTAKANAQLAEITSNRWKALLAKNAVSHQEADQASSDLTARQAALNSSQANLRRLQQMQGFERIYAPFAGVITARNVDIGSLIQAGDSSNVHSELFHISSIDKLRLFVPVPEVNVSAVHVGEQVPVTSDAFPGEKFSGTIVRDSTSIDTATRTLNMEVDMDNPDHKMLPGQYAFVHLPLAAGAHSLTLPSNTILFRAEGLRVGVVRDGKIHLQPIQIGHDYGATVEVIQGLTEQDEVVLNPSDSLAEGQPVRVEGGKQ; from the coding sequence ATGCCTAACGAGAACCTTCACACTCACGGTCAGCCTGCGGAACCGACGACACTGCAGCAAGAGGGCCTGGCTGACACCAGCCCATCGTCTCCCGCTTCAGATCACGTGACAAACCCGCATAACGAGGTAATGACTGTGGACACGACGTCACGTCTTGGCAATGGACCGCGTCTCGCTGTCGCTGTTGTAGCAATTCTTCTTGTTGTTGCAATTGTGGCCGGCATCATGAGCCGATCGCACTCAGAAGAGAAGCTGGAGCAAGCCACGCAGGAATCGGCGACTCTCTCCGTCTTCGTGACAACTCCTTCCAACGGAGCCAAGTCGCAGGAGCTTCGACTGCCCGCGAACACTGAGGCTTATGTTGACACGCCGATCTTCTCGCGAACCAACGGCTATCTGCAGAAGTGGTTTGCCGACATCGGAACGCACGTCAGCAAGGGCCAGCTCCTCGCGATCGTAGAGACGCCGGAAGTCGACCAGCAGGTGCAGCAGGCAGAAGCTGAAGTCAATACAGCCAAAGCCAACGCTCAGCTCGCAGAGATTACCAGCAACCGCTGGAAGGCACTGCTGGCAAAGAACGCGGTCTCTCATCAGGAAGCGGATCAGGCTTCAAGCGATTTGACCGCACGCCAGGCGGCGTTGAACTCCTCGCAGGCAAACCTTCGCCGTCTGCAGCAGATGCAGGGCTTCGAGCGCATCTACGCTCCGTTCGCTGGTGTCATCACGGCTCGTAACGTCGATATCGGCTCGCTGATTCAGGCTGGCGACTCGAGCAACGTACACTCCGAGCTGTTCCATATCTCTTCGATCGACAAGCTCCGTCTCTTCGTTCCGGTTCCTGAAGTGAACGTCAGCGCAGTCCACGTTGGCGAGCAGGTTCCCGTGACCTCCGATGCCTTCCCCGGCGAGAAGTTCTCCGGCACCATCGTTCGCGACTCCACCTCCATCGATACGGCGACTCGTACGCTGAACATGGAAGTGGATATGGACAATCCGGACCACAAGATGTTGCCGGGACAGTATGCGTTTGTTCATCTGCCGCTGGCCGCTGGCGCACACTCTCTGACGCTGCCCTCGAACACGATCCTCTTCCGCGCAGAAGGTCTGCGTGTAGGCGTCGTGCGCGATGGCAAGATACATCTGCAGCCAATCCAGATCGGTCATGACTATGGAGCGACGGTTGAAGTCATCCAGGGCCTGACCGAACAGGATGAAGTTGTGCTGAACCCGTCCGACTCTCTCGCCGAAGGTCAGCCCGTACGGGTTGAAGGGGGTAAGCAGTAA
- the hpnE gene encoding hydroxysqualene dehydroxylase HpnE, whose amino-acid sequence MSAVQDVAIIGAGVAGLAAAVDLSSAGLRPLLLERKPYVGGRAYSYEHPALQETIDSQHVMLGCCVNLVDLCRRSGADQHIRWYSEIPFLEPGGRKSVLRAGTSVRGSFDFLRAPMLSLVEKAAIGRGLMQFFRGYPQSDSESFAQWLKRTGQPERAIRHFWEPIVVATLNDSFERCSMRYAGQVFHEAFVKSAEGGRMGIPTQPLSTFYSHIAELAEQQGTELRLRTSVERIEHLAGVWHLHGAEGLIAKAKYLVLALPFEQTARLISVPNVENFVHAPITTIHLWFDRDVCDLDHAALLDTRIQWLFNKTRIRKTGEAGQYLELVISASHAELKMGREVILGSALRELELFFPRVREAKVLKSGILKEARATFSVTPGLDVIRPASNVAGDDLYLAGDWTASGWPSTMEGGIRSGRLAATSILGRSTLAPELKPDGLARLFAR is encoded by the coding sequence ATGAGCGCAGTGCAGGACGTAGCCATTATCGGCGCAGGCGTTGCTGGCCTTGCCGCAGCCGTAGACCTCAGCTCGGCAGGGCTTCGCCCGCTTCTGTTGGAGCGCAAGCCTTACGTGGGTGGTCGCGCGTACTCGTATGAGCATCCCGCGCTGCAGGAAACGATTGACTCGCAGCATGTCATGCTCGGCTGCTGCGTGAACCTTGTTGATCTCTGCCGTCGCAGTGGGGCCGATCAGCACATTCGCTGGTACAGCGAGATTCCATTCCTCGAGCCGGGGGGACGCAAGAGCGTTCTTCGCGCCGGAACATCGGTGCGCGGCTCCTTTGACTTCCTCCGCGCACCGATGCTTTCGCTGGTGGAGAAGGCTGCCATCGGACGCGGGCTCATGCAGTTCTTCCGCGGCTATCCGCAGAGCGATAGCGAGAGCTTTGCCCAGTGGCTGAAGCGTACCGGGCAGCCCGAGCGTGCCATCCGGCACTTCTGGGAGCCGATCGTTGTTGCCACGTTGAACGACAGCTTCGAGCGTTGCTCCATGCGCTATGCCGGTCAGGTCTTCCACGAAGCGTTCGTGAAGTCTGCAGAAGGCGGCCGCATGGGTATTCCTACGCAACCGTTGAGCACGTTCTACTCACACATCGCGGAGCTGGCGGAGCAGCAGGGGACGGAGCTTCGTCTTCGTACGAGCGTGGAGCGCATTGAGCATCTTGCTGGTGTGTGGCATCTTCACGGCGCTGAGGGTTTAATCGCAAAGGCAAAGTACCTTGTTCTCGCGTTGCCGTTTGAACAAACGGCGCGCCTGATCTCTGTACCCAACGTTGAAAATTTCGTTCACGCGCCGATCACGACGATCCATCTCTGGTTTGACCGCGATGTTTGCGATCTGGATCATGCTGCGCTACTGGATACGCGTATTCAGTGGCTCTTCAACAAGACCCGTATCCGCAAGACGGGTGAGGCAGGGCAGTACCTTGAGCTTGTGATCTCGGCTTCGCACGCAGAGTTGAAGATGGGGCGCGAGGTGATTCTTGGTTCGGCTCTGCGCGAGCTTGAACTCTTCTTCCCACGAGTGCGGGAAGCGAAGGTTCTCAAGTCCGGCATCCTGAAAGAGGCCCGGGCTACCTTCTCCGTGACTCCGGGGCTAGACGTTATTCGTCCTGCAAGCAATGTTGCAGGCGACGATCTTTATCTCGCTGGTGACTGGACCGCCAGTGGTTGGCCAAGCACGATGGAAGGCGGCATTCGCAGCGGTCGCCTTGCCGCAACGAGCATTCTCGGACGCTCTACGCTCGCACCTGAGTTGAAGCCGGATGGACTTGCCCGCCTCTTCGCTCGTTAG
- a CDS encoding LysR family transcriptional regulator: MELRHLQYFVTVATTGGFGRAARALHVSQSAISEQVRDLEHEIGVDLIDRSQRQIRLTVEGELFLEGARKTLATAEQAVQTVQRAKRGEEGNLTIGFFVGGHGRYFPRLIRAFRKQYPRVKVSLIEMTPAQQWTAIASGTLDIGFTRSGSGSNSEGVKTERFLTERMYVALSKDNPLSKRRDLSIAELHDESFVMADRGTSPMFFDRILTMCSEAGFSPKIQATATVSSGVIALVEAGEGVAVVAEGARLFGSSEVVFVPLQGAAAFMEIVMAWPSQRAGGVHRSFLELARKFRAQV; encoded by the coding sequence ATGGAGCTAAGGCATCTGCAGTACTTCGTGACCGTCGCCACCACCGGTGGTTTTGGCCGCGCTGCGCGCGCTTTACATGTGTCGCAATCCGCTATAAGCGAGCAAGTCCGCGATCTGGAGCATGAAATCGGCGTTGATCTCATCGACCGCAGTCAACGGCAAATTCGATTGACTGTCGAGGGTGAACTCTTTCTTGAGGGTGCTCGCAAGACCCTTGCCACGGCGGAGCAAGCTGTCCAAACAGTTCAACGTGCCAAGCGTGGAGAAGAAGGTAACCTTACCATCGGTTTCTTCGTTGGAGGGCATGGCCGATACTTTCCACGTCTCATTCGTGCCTTTCGTAAGCAGTATCCGCGCGTAAAGGTTTCGCTTATCGAAATGACGCCGGCTCAGCAGTGGACCGCCATCGCCAGCGGAACGTTGGATATCGGTTTCACGCGTTCGGGTTCAGGCTCCAACTCGGAAGGTGTCAAGACGGAGCGCTTCCTTACCGAACGTATGTACGTAGCTCTCTCCAAGGACAACCCTTTGTCCAAGCGTCGTGATCTTTCGATCGCGGAGCTTCATGACGAGTCGTTTGTTATGGCTGATCGGGGTACCTCTCCCATGTTCTTCGATCGCATCCTGACGATGTGTTCTGAAGCTGGATTTTCACCGAAAATTCAGGCGACGGCGACCGTGTCCAGTGGCGTGATTGCACTAGTGGAAGCAGGCGAGGGGGTCGCTGTTGTCGCAGAAGGCGCAAGGCTTTTTGGTTCGAGTGAAGTCGTTTTCGTCCCGCTACAAGGAGCTGCCGCTTTTATGGAAATTGTGATGGCATGGCCTTCGCAGCGCGCCGGCGGCGTTCATCGTTCGTTTCTTGAACTTGCGCGCAAGTTCCGTGCACAGGTCTGA